One region of Chryseobacterium muglaense genomic DNA includes:
- a CDS encoding SulP family inorganic anion transporter: MKKSKSLFGGIKENFPSGLVVFLVALPLCLGIALASGAPPLSGVISGIVGGLVIGALSNSNISVSGPAAGLTAIVLTAITDLGAFELFLCAGIIAGLIQLVLGFIRAGSISNYFPNNVIEGMLAAIGIIIIIKQIPHALGFDSDYEGNETLFSNGINFNYFSELMSAIHSGAIIVTLVSVGVLLAWDKVPTLKRMKMLPGALVAVVVGILLNEVFKMSGSSLAIGTEHLVSLPVPKSLDDFKNLIILPDFNGFLNPKVWIVGATIAIVASIETLLCIEASDRLDVQRRITDTNLELKAQGIGNLISSFIGGLPMTSVVVRSSANANAGATSKISAMIHGVLLLVCVLSIPFILNLIPLSTLAAVLLLVGYKLAKPATFKHFWHLGKFQFIPFVATVVAIVATDLLKGVGIGLAISVFYILQGNMKRAYYLSREKLSNADGITIKLAEEVSFLNKAAIKKTLKNIKSNSTVTIDARGTSYIATDVLEMIQDFANIRAKEEDINVELLGFKTSYRDYETDEDSHIVITHKRAM, encoded by the coding sequence ATGAAAAAATCAAAGTCATTATTTGGAGGAATTAAGGAAAATTTCCCTTCAGGCCTCGTTGTGTTTTTAGTAGCTCTTCCGCTATGTTTAGGAATTGCTTTAGCCTCTGGTGCACCACCATTATCCGGTGTAATTTCAGGTATTGTGGGAGGCTTAGTCATTGGAGCACTTAGTAATTCTAATATTTCAGTTTCAGGACCTGCTGCAGGTCTTACAGCAATTGTATTAACTGCAATTACAGATCTTGGAGCTTTTGAGCTCTTCCTTTGCGCAGGTATTATCGCCGGACTTATTCAGTTGGTGCTAGGGTTTATACGAGCAGGAAGTATATCCAATTATTTCCCAAATAATGTAATTGAAGGAATGCTTGCTGCCATCGGAATTATCATTATTATCAAACAAATTCCTCATGCATTAGGTTTTGACAGCGACTATGAAGGAAATGAAACATTATTTTCTAACGGAATTAATTTTAATTATTTCAGTGAATTAATGAGTGCTATACATTCCGGGGCAATTATCGTTACTTTGGTTTCCGTAGGAGTTCTTTTAGCTTGGGATAAAGTTCCTACTTTAAAAAGAATGAAAATGCTACCAGGCGCATTGGTTGCTGTTGTAGTCGGAATTTTACTGAATGAAGTATTTAAAATGTCTGGAAGTTCTTTGGCAATCGGTACAGAACATTTGGTTTCTTTACCCGTTCCTAAAAGTCTTGATGATTTTAAAAACTTAATCATACTTCCCGATTTTAATGGTTTCCTTAATCCTAAAGTATGGATTGTAGGAGCAACAATTGCTATTGTAGCATCAATTGAAACGTTACTTTGTATTGAAGCTTCAGACCGTTTAGATGTTCAGAGAAGAATTACCGATACCAATTTAGAACTAAAAGCTCAGGGAATCGGAAACCTTATCAGTTCATTTATTGGTGGATTGCCAATGACATCGGTAGTGGTAAGAAGTTCGGCAAACGCAAATGCAGGAGCAACTTCAAAGATTTCAGCCATGATTCACGGGGTTTTATTACTGGTTTGTGTACTTAGTATTCCGTTTATTTTAAATCTAATTCCTTTATCAACGCTTGCAGCAGTATTACTTTTGGTAGGATACAAATTAGCAAAACCAGCGACTTTCAAACATTTCTGGCATTTAGGAAAGTTCCAGTTTATTCCGTTTGTGGCGACTGTTGTAGCTATTGTAGCGACAGACTTGCTGAAAGGAGTAGGTATTGGTTTGGCAATCTCAGTTTTCTATATTTTACAAGGAAATATGAAGCGTGCATATTACTTAAGCAGAGAAAAACTAAGCAACGCAGATGGTATTACGATAAAATTGGCAGAAGAAGTATCTTTCCTGAATAAAGCTGCTATTAAAAAGACATTAAAAAACATAAAATCTAACTCTACGGTAACGATTGATGCGAGAGGAACATCATATATCGCAACTGATGTACTGGAAATGATTCAGGATTTTGCCAACATCAGAGCGAAAGAAGAAGACATTAATGTGGAACTATTAGGCTTCAAAACTTCGTACAGAGACTACGAAACCGATGAAGACTCTCACATCGTCATTACCCACAAAAGAGCAATGTAA
- a CDS encoding GH3 auxin-responsive promoter family protein, translated as MLNFLKKNVALIWAKKHVQKAEEFKKNAEKNQEKLLLSLVDTAQKTLFGRTYNFENIKSVKDFQEKIPVADYEDLKPYIEKVKRGQRDILWTETPEYFAKTSGTTSGSKYIPISKEGMPFQVKGAQSALFHYIAKKNNADFVGGKMIFLQGSPELEEVFGVKTGRLSGIVAHHIPNYLQKNRLPSWETNLIEDWETKVDKIVEETEKENMTLISGIPPWLIMYFEKLIEKNGKKIKQLFPNLQLIVTGGVNYEPYRDKMEELLGGKVDIVQTFPASEGFFAFQDDYTKEGLLLLTNHGIFYEFIPLEEYGKPNAKRLTLKDIELNKDYALILTTNSGLWAYSIGDVVRFIDKNPHRILVSGRTKHFTSAFGEHVIAFEVEEAIKATVEKFPAQITEFHLAPEVNPEEGLPYHEWFIEFEKEPENLDVFKNELDDQLRKRNTYYDDLISGNILQKLHISKLQKNAFQEYAKSQGKLGGQNKIPRLANDRKIADLLKIYKK; from the coding sequence ATGTTAAACTTCTTAAAGAAAAATGTGGCGTTGATTTGGGCAAAAAAACATGTTCAAAAAGCTGAAGAATTCAAGAAAAATGCCGAGAAAAACCAAGAGAAATTATTGTTATCTCTTGTCGACACGGCTCAAAAAACTCTTTTTGGAAGAACCTACAATTTTGAAAATATCAAATCTGTAAAAGACTTTCAGGAAAAAATTCCCGTTGCAGATTATGAAGACCTTAAACCTTATATTGAAAAAGTAAAACGAGGGCAACGTGATATTTTGTGGACAGAAACTCCCGAATATTTTGCAAAAACTTCCGGTACAACTTCCGGCTCAAAATACATCCCTATTTCTAAAGAAGGGATGCCTTTTCAGGTAAAAGGAGCTCAGAGTGCGCTTTTCCATTATATAGCTAAAAAAAACAATGCCGATTTTGTAGGTGGAAAAATGATTTTCCTGCAGGGAAGCCCGGAACTGGAAGAAGTTTTTGGAGTAAAAACCGGCAGACTTTCAGGAATTGTAGCACATCATATTCCCAATTATCTACAAAAAAACCGTTTGCCAAGCTGGGAAACCAATCTCATCGAAGACTGGGAAACCAAAGTAGATAAAATCGTAGAAGAAACCGAAAAAGAAAACATGACGTTGATTTCGGGAATTCCACCTTGGTTGATTATGTATTTTGAAAAACTAATTGAGAAAAACGGTAAAAAAATCAAACAGCTTTTCCCAAATCTTCAACTTATCGTTACCGGTGGCGTAAACTACGAACCTTACCGCGATAAAATGGAAGAACTTTTAGGCGGAAAAGTAGATATTGTACAGACATTCCCTGCTTCTGAAGGTTTTTTTGCGTTTCAGGACGATTACACCAAAGAAGGATTACTGCTTTTAACCAATCACGGAATTTTTTATGAGTTTATTCCTTTGGAAGAATATGGAAAACCAAATGCTAAAAGATTAACGCTAAAAGACATTGAACTTAATAAAGATTATGCTTTAATTCTAACAACCAATTCAGGTTTGTGGGCGTATTCTATTGGCGATGTTGTACGCTTTATTGATAAAAATCCGCACCGGATTTTAGTAAGCGGAAGAACGAAACATTTCACCTCAGCTTTTGGCGAACACGTTATCGCTTTTGAAGTGGAAGAAGCGATAAAAGCTACGGTAGAAAAATTTCCGGCACAGATTACAGAGTTTCATTTGGCTCCGGAAGTCAATCCGGAAGAAGGTCTGCCCTATCACGAATGGTTTATTGAATTTGAAAAGGAGCCTGAAAATTTAGATGTATTTAAAAATGAACTGGATGATCAGTTGAGAAAACGTAATACTTATTATGATGATCTGATCTCAGGAAACATTCTGCAGAAACTTCATATTTCTAAGCTTCAGAAAAATGCTTTTCAGGAATATGCAAAATCACAGGGGAAACTGGGTGGACAAAATAAAATTCCAAGATTGGCAAACGACAGGAAAATTGCAGATTTATTGAAAATTTATAAAAAATAA
- the pth gene encoding aminoacyl-tRNA hydrolase: MKYLIVGLGNKGPEYENTRHNIGFKVAEKIAETLEAPFKTTNFGWMAEGKYKGRKVLVLKPDTYMNLSGNAVKYWMQKENIPLENVMIVTDDLALPFGTLRMKMKGSDAGHNGLKNIQEVLQTQNYARLRFGISAEFSEGRQVDYVLGTWNEEEREKLPERIEKFSKACLSFVFAGIGNTMSAFNGK, translated from the coding sequence ATGAAATATTTAATTGTCGGTCTTGGAAATAAAGGCCCTGAATACGAAAATACACGTCACAATATAGGTTTTAAAGTTGCCGAAAAAATTGCTGAAACTTTAGAAGCCCCATTTAAAACCACCAATTTCGGTTGGATGGCGGAAGGAAAATATAAAGGAAGAAAAGTATTGGTTTTAAAACCTGATACGTACATGAATCTTTCTGGAAATGCTGTAAAATACTGGATGCAGAAAGAAAATATTCCTTTAGAAAATGTGATGATCGTCACCGATGACCTGGCTTTACCTTTCGGAACATTAAGAATGAAAATGAAGGGTTCTGATGCCGGTCACAACGGCCTTAAAAATATTCAGGAAGTATTGCAGACCCAGAATTATGCAAGGTTGCGTTTCGGTATCTCTGCAGAATTTTCTGAAGGAAGACAGGTAGATTATGTTTTGGGAACTTGGAATGAAGAAGAACGAGAAAAGCTTCCTGAAAGAATAGAGAAGTTTTCAAAGGCTTGTTTATCTTTTGTTTTTGCTGGAATAGGAAATACAATGTCAGCTTTTAATGGTAAATAA
- a CDS encoding carbonic anhydrase: MKAHTSETQSTITPEKALNFLKEGNQRFVGNLKANRDLLEQVNATREGQWPFAVVLSCIDSRTSAELIFDQGLGDVFSIRIAGNFVNQDILGSMEFGCNVAGSKLVVVLGHTKCGALKGGLDAAKIEGMGMDNLNHLIGHFDPIIKTIIKDDEERSSANADLLERLNQHNVKNAIEEIRKQSSTLKRLEEEGQIKIIGANYDVETGVVTWL, from the coding sequence ATGAAAGCACATACATCAGAAACTCAGTCTACGATTACTCCTGAAAAAGCATTAAACTTTTTAAAAGAAGGAAACCAAAGATTTGTAGGTAACCTAAAGGCAAACAGAGATCTTTTGGAGCAGGTAAATGCTACAAGAGAGGGACAGTGGCCTTTTGCAGTAGTTTTAAGCTGTATCGACAGCCGTACTTCTGCAGAATTAATCTTTGATCAGGGATTGGGTGATGTTTTCAGTATCAGAATAGCAGGAAACTTCGTGAACCAGGATATTTTAGGATCAATGGAATTTGGTTGTAATGTAGCGGGTTCTAAATTAGTTGTCGTTTTAGGACACACAAAATGTGGTGCTTTAAAAGGCGGTCTTGATGCGGCTAAAATCGAAGGAATGGGAATGGATAATCTTAACCATTTGATAGGTCATTTCGATCCAATTATCAAAACCATCATCAAGGATGATGAAGAGCGTTCTTCTGCCAATGCAGACCTTCTTGAAAGACTTAATCAGCATAACGTAAAAAATGCGATTGAAGAAATCCGTAAGCAAAGTTCTACTTTAAAAAGACTTGAGGAAGAAGGTCAAATTAAAATAATTGGAGCTAACTATGACGTTGAAACCGGCGTTGTAACTTGGTTATAA
- the mfd gene encoding transcription-repair coupling factor → MQLKNISEKFLPDLLKNEFGKEIFTQIDNQSHLSVRGSAGSSASVFAAELFLTHKKTLLFLVDDKEEALYVNSEMEDLLGKESVLYFPATHMEPYQVEKTQNANLVLRTEVLNKINSEKSPKVIVAYIGALSEKVLKKEDFKAISHHIKTGDQLDFDFVDELLNHYQFNQTDFVSEPGEFSVRGGIVDVFSYSNERPYRLTFFGNEVENIKTFDIETQLSVDKVDGFQLVSNMNFSVSGTRVSFLEILPKESFIISKNGIVGLQKLRTFYEKSLTKYEDLSKDIAHRTPQELFISDEEFLFDYKKFKTVDFSSVGIERVNSQEVKLNQTAQPSFHKNFQLLIEDLQEKKEEGFDIWISFSTEKQKERLESIFDELGHQLAFKSFKSELHEGFVDSDHKILVYTDHQIFDRYQRYKAKNTFAKSEQLTLKDLMSLKVGDFIAHIDHGIGKFMGLVKVNNDGKIQECFKLTYKNGDLLYVSIHSLHKISKYNGPDGKEIVLSKLGSPAWKSLKQKTKARVKQIAFDLIKLYAERKTAKGFQYSPDSYLQNELEASFAYEDTPDQEKATLDVKKDMEDEGVMDRLICGDVGFGKTEVAIRAAFKAATDGKQVAILVPTTILAFQHYRSFKERLKDFPVNISYLNRFRTAKQKSETLKGLEDGKMDIVIGTHQLASDKVKFKDLGLLIIDEEHKFGVSVKDKLKTMKTNVDTLTLTATPIPRTLQFSLMAARDLSVIKTPPPNRQPVDTNIIGFSEEVIRDAVSYELQRDGQVYFINNRIENLKDIAGLIQRLVPDARVITAHGQMEGKQMEQNVLDFMDGKYDVLVATTIIESGVDVPNANTIFINDAQRFGMADLHQMRGRVGRSNRKAFCYLITPPFDMMTTDARKRLEAIEQFSDLGSGFQIAMKDLEIRGAGDLLGGEQSGFINEMGFETYQKMMQEALEELKDDENFENLFENEEDRNKLFKSVKEVNIDTDLELMLPDSYVSSTEERLSLYQKLAEIDNEKDLQKFEVELKDRFGNLPSEAVNLLKSVALKWLAAEIGFEKIVMKNGIFLGYFPSNPQDKFYQTDKFRQIISYLTQNPAQAQLKEKVGKEGNQLMMRKDKVKNVDEVNVLLQSILGI, encoded by the coding sequence ATGCAGTTAAAAAATATCAGCGAAAAGTTCCTTCCCGATTTGCTAAAAAATGAATTTGGAAAAGAAATTTTCACACAAATTGATAACCAATCACACCTATCTGTAAGAGGAAGTGCCGGTTCTTCGGCTTCGGTTTTTGCAGCCGAGCTCTTTCTTACTCACAAAAAAACTTTACTTTTTCTGGTTGATGACAAAGAAGAAGCGCTCTATGTAAACAGTGAAATGGAAGATTTGCTGGGGAAAGAAAGCGTACTTTATTTTCCTGCAACTCACATGGAACCTTATCAGGTAGAAAAAACTCAGAATGCCAATTTGGTATTGCGAACTGAGGTTTTAAACAAAATAAATTCAGAAAAATCTCCAAAAGTTATTGTGGCTTATATTGGTGCTTTGTCTGAAAAAGTATTGAAGAAGGAAGACTTTAAGGCTATTTCTCATCACATTAAAACCGGAGACCAGCTCGATTTTGATTTTGTGGATGAATTACTGAATCATTATCAATTCAACCAAACCGATTTTGTTTCTGAGCCCGGAGAATTTTCTGTACGTGGAGGAATTGTTGACGTTTTTTCTTACTCCAATGAAAGACCTTACCGTCTTACTTTCTTCGGAAATGAAGTGGAAAATATTAAAACTTTCGATATCGAAACCCAGCTTTCTGTAGATAAAGTAGATGGTTTTCAATTGGTTTCTAATATGAATTTTTCGGTTTCGGGAACAAGAGTTTCTTTTCTCGAAATTTTACCCAAAGAAAGTTTTATTATTTCTAAAAATGGTATTGTAGGTCTTCAGAAGCTGAGAACCTTTTATGAAAAATCTTTGACTAAATACGAGGATTTAAGTAAAGATATTGCGCACCGTACTCCACAGGAACTTTTTATATCCGATGAAGAGTTTTTATTTGATTATAAAAAATTTAAAACGGTTGATTTCAGTAGCGTAGGAATTGAAAGAGTAAATTCTCAGGAAGTAAAGCTTAATCAAACAGCTCAACCTTCATTTCATAAAAATTTTCAGTTATTGATTGAAGATTTGCAGGAGAAAAAAGAGGAAGGTTTTGATATATGGATTTCTTTTTCTACCGAAAAACAAAAAGAGAGACTAGAATCTATTTTTGATGAACTGGGACATCAGCTGGCTTTTAAAAGCTTTAAATCTGAATTGCATGAAGGTTTTGTAGATTCCGATCACAAAATTCTGGTTTACACCGATCATCAGATTTTTGACCGTTACCAAAGATATAAAGCCAAAAATACATTTGCCAAATCTGAACAGTTAACGCTGAAAGATTTAATGTCGCTGAAAGTGGGAGATTTTATTGCTCACATCGATCACGGAATTGGAAAATTTATGGGATTGGTAAAAGTAAACAACGACGGGAAAATTCAGGAGTGTTTTAAGCTGACTTATAAAAATGGGGACTTATTATATGTAAGTATTCATTCACTTCATAAAATTTCAAAATACAACGGTCCGGATGGAAAAGAGATTGTTCTAAGCAAGCTTGGTTCTCCCGCATGGAAATCATTAAAACAAAAAACAAAAGCGAGAGTTAAGCAGATTGCTTTCGATTTGATTAAATTATATGCGGAAAGAAAAACCGCAAAAGGATTCCAATATTCGCCAGATTCTTATCTTCAAAATGAGTTGGAGGCAAGTTTTGCTTATGAAGATACTCCAGATCAGGAAAAAGCAACTCTTGATGTGAAAAAAGATATGGAAGATGAAGGGGTGATGGATCGTTTGATCTGTGGGGATGTTGGTTTCGGAAAAACGGAAGTTGCTATTCGTGCAGCCTTTAAAGCTGCTACAGATGGTAAGCAAGTTGCTATTTTGGTCCCGACTACCATTCTGGCTTTTCAGCATTACAGAAGTTTCAAGGAAAGACTGAAAGATTTTCCGGTGAATATTTCTTATCTCAATAGATTCCGAACAGCGAAACAAAAATCTGAAACTTTAAAAGGGCTGGAAGACGGTAAAATGGATATCGTTATAGGTACCCATCAATTGGCTTCAGATAAAGTGAAGTTTAAAGATTTAGGCTTATTAATTATTGATGAAGAACATAAGTTTGGAGTTTCTGTAAAAGATAAGCTTAAAACAATGAAAACCAATGTTGATACTTTGACATTGACAGCAACGCCGATCCCGAGAACTTTACAGTTTTCTTTGATGGCTGCACGAGATCTTTCGGTGATTAAAACGCCACCGCCAAACAGACAACCGGTTGATACAAATATTATTGGATTTAGCGAAGAAGTTATTCGTGATGCGGTTTCTTATGAATTGCAACGTGACGGACAGGTTTATTTCATCAATAACAGAATTGAAAATCTGAAAGATATTGCAGGTTTGATTCAAAGATTGGTTCCCGATGCAAGAGTTATTACCGCACACGGACAAATGGAAGGGAAGCAAATGGAACAGAATGTCCTGGATTTTATGGATGGAAAATATGACGTTTTGGTCGCAACCACGATTATTGAAAGTGGGGTAGATGTTCCGAATGCGAATACAATTTTCATTAATGATGCACAACGTTTCGGGATGGCAGATCTTCACCAAATGAGAGGAAGAGTTGGGCGAAGCAACAGAAAAGCGTTTTGTTACCTGATTACGCCGCCTTTTGATATGATGACCACCGATGCTAGAAAAAGGCTGGAAGCGATTGAGCAGTTTTCAGATTTGGGAAGTGGTTTCCAGATTGCAATGAAAGATTTGGAAATTCGTGGAGCCGGAGATTTATTGGGAGGTGAACAAAGCGGATTTATCAATGAAATGGGATTCGAAACCTATCAGAAAATGATGCAGGAAGCTTTGGAAGAATTGAAAGATGATGAAAATTTTGAAAATCTTTTTGAAAATGAAGAAGACAGGAATAAACTTTTCAAATCGGTAAAAGAGGTAAATATTGATACTGATTTGGAACTGATGCTTCCGGACTCTTATGTTTCGAGTACCGAAGAAAGGCTGTCGCTTTACCAAAAATTAGCGGAAATTGATAATGAAAAAGATCTTCAAAAATTTGAAGTGGAACTTAAAGACCGTTTCGGAAACTTGCCAAGTGAAGCTGTTAACTTACTGAAAAGTGTTGCCCTGAAATGGTTGGCTGCAGAAATTGGTTTCGAAAAGATTGTGATGAAAAATGGAATTTTTCTGGGTTATTTTCCAAGTAATCCGCAAGATAAATTTTATCAGACCGATAAATTCAGGCAAATTATTTCTTATTTAACCCAAAACCCTGCACAAGCTCAGTTGAAAGAGAAAGTAGGAAAAGAAGGAAATCAGTTAATGATGCGAAAAGACAAAGTAAAGAATGTAGATGAGGTGAATGTTTTACTGCAATCGATTCTTGGAATTTAA